DNA from Rubripirellula lacrimiformis:
GATGGTATTCGCGAACACGGTGCCCTCGGGATAAACGTATTGCCCAAATCGCTGTCGTGCGGCAATCTTGCCGTCGCCGGGAATCCCGAATACCCGTTGGGCCGACGCACCATCACGGTTCATCGTGGCACGTGGATGGTAGGCGGCGACTCCCGGATTGGGACTCAGTGTGGTCAGATCGGAAAACAGCCCGGTTTCGCTTAGGCGTCGCGGGAATTGATCGACATCAAACTGTGTCGCACTTTCGTCGCTAGGAATCATGCGATAGATCCCGCCTCCGCCGTAATCGACGACCAGCACATCGCTGCGACCACTCGTTGACGCGTTCAACGTTGTGTTGGCAAAACCGATGATCCGAAGTCCGGACTCGCAGGCTTTGGTCACTTCGACGTTGCCATCGCTGCTAACATCCGCAGTCCAGATTCCTCCGTTCATGAAACATCCAAAGACATAGTGTCCCCGGTGACCGGCATCCGGTTCATCGGCGAAACCAGCCGGGTTCAGGTTCGAACTGGCCGGGACAAAGACGCCGCCGGTGACCGACTGTGCCTCGTTGCGTTGCATCACGATGGCTGGTTCGATGATTTCACCGGGGCCGGCTGGTTGATCGGGATCGACCGGGAATGGTCCCTCCACCAAGGACCAGCCGTGGTTTCCACCCTTTTGAATCCGGTGGATCAATTCACAACGTTCCCATCCGACATCTGCCACCCACAGATCTTGGGTCGATGGATCGATCGCCGACCGGAATCCGTTGCGAATTCCGAACGCATAGACTTCGGGGCGAGCGCCGGCGAGGTCGACAAACGGATTTTCCGCAGGCACCTGGTAAGGTTGATCGACCGTTGCATCGCGGACGTCAATGCGCAACACCTTGCCGCGCAAATCGCCCAAGTTCTGAGCCGTTTTGTGGATGTCGGGAGGGAACGGAAGCGAACCGTCGCCGGTAGTAATCCAAAGCAGCCCGTCGTCTGCGAAGCACAACGATGCGCCGATGTGATCGCCGGATGGATAGCTGATGATGTCCAGTCGTGTTTCCGGATCAATCGAAGGGACCTGTTGATCGTCCAGCTGGTAACGCGACACACGCGTTCCCCCGTCCACTTCGTGCGGTTGGATTGCCCACACGCAGTACAGATATCCGTTGTCCGGAAAGTTGGGATCCAGCGTCATGTCGCGGATCGACGCAATCCGTTCGTCCCCGTTAACGTCTAAGTGAGCTTGCAGGTCCAGTGCGACGTCAAAGGTGTCGGGATCGTCGACGGAATCAAAGGTCACCATCCGGCCGGCACGTTCCAACACCAAACGCCGGTTTCGTCCGGGGAGGTCGATGATCTTCATCGGTGACTGGAAGGTCAGTTTGGGAAACACGCGCTGGGTTTGGAACGGTAGCGGCGGATCTGGCGAACCCTGCAATCGGGACTGCGTCCACGGCAGCCGCTGGGCCAGGACCTGACTTTCACTAGCCTTGCCATCGACGCTACGGTCGTTGGCCGCCGCAGTATCGGCAGGTTGATCTGCCCTGGCCCGACCGTGTGTCAGCGTGACTGAAAGGCCCAGAACGAAAACGATGGACAGTAGCAAATCACGTGACATCGATCGTTCCGCAGATGAAGGCTGATGAGAAGACTTTGGTTCTGCATCGCCGGCGGAGATCGCACCCCAGCGAACGCATGCACGCAGTTTAACGGCTCGCGAGCAGCGACGTTGCAAAGACTCGGGTCGGAAAAATCGGTGGTGATCGGTAAGCTGCTTTTCACAACCTGTTTCTTTTCGCATCGCGAGCTTGTCTGTTGTACGAAGAATCCATTGGCAGCCGAAAAACGCTTGGCGACGTCGATGTCCTCTTTCACGAGGGCATCTACCACCTGTTCCATCTGGTGTTGCCGAACCACGATTACATTGCCCACGCCGTCAGCGAAGATGGTTTTTCGTGGCGGCGAGTCCGAAATGCCGTGTTCATCGGTCATCCAGGCGACTGGGACGATTCGATGCTGTGGACGATGCACGTCAGCCCCGATCCGCATCAGGTGGGACGTTGGCGGATGTTCTATACAGGATTGTCGCGGCGTGACCGTGGCCTCAAGCAGCGTCTGGGAATGGCAACCAGTGACGATCTGTATCATTGGACCAAGTCGGCCGTTTCTTGGAAGGATCATCGCGATGCCAACATCATTGCCGGCGGAAAGGGCGACCGAGGACCGCGCAGCCCGTTGACCGATTCTCCCTACGACAAGGACAGTTCGTTTCCGCTGGAACCCGATTGCGAGCACTACGAATCATCGATCGACGAACCACGGCAATGGGTCAGTTGGCGGGACCCGTTCTATTATCGCGAAGGTGACCGTGGCTATCTGTTGTGCGCCGGCCGGGTCAATCAGGGACCACTGGTCCGACGTGGGTGTGTGGCGGTGATGCAAGAAACCGATCCGAACCACTTCGAAACCAGACCACCGCTGTTCCATCCGGGACAATACGATGACATCGAAGTCCCCAACTTGTTCCAAATCGACGGCGAGTACTATTTGATTGGCAGCCTTCGCGAGGATGCCAAAATTCGTTACTGGCACACCGACGCGCTTGGCAAACCATGGCGTGCGTATCACGACAACGTGTTGTTGGCACGCGGCAATTATGCGGGCCGTTTGTGCCGTGACGAGACCGGATATTTGATTTGGAATTTCTTTACTCACGATATCGCTCATCGAACCCAGTTGAACATCATGCCGCCGCCCAAGCGGTTGACTCGTATGCCCAATGGGATGCTGCGGGTTCGTTCGTTCGAAGGGTTCAACCAGCGATTCTTGCGATCGGGCAACGTATCGTCGGTCAAGCCGCTGCAATGCAGCGTCCAAGGCCAGCCGATGGTCGACGACCAATCGTCGTGGCAGGGCGATTCACTTCGGCTAAGTAGCGAAGCGGGATTCGAAGCGTTTGTGTTTCCCGACGAAGTCGATAGTTTTCGATTCTGCGCAACCCTCGACATGTGTGGGCTTGGGAAATGTGGGCTCGTGTTCCGACTGGACCCGCACACCCGCGATGGCTACTACGTTTCGTTGGACATGACGAAAGGGATCGCGCAGGTTCGCGCCTGGGGAACCGGCCCCGATGGATCCGGCGAACACATGATGCAGTTCCGATCATTGCAATCGGGTTTTTGGCAAACGGATTTGCCGGGGCGAGCACGCATCGAACTGATCGCATATGGAAGTTACATCGAACTGTCGATCGACGGACGAGTCATTTTGTCGCTCGCGGATCAGACCTACACGCACGGTCAACTGGGAATCTATGCGGAAACCGCGACCATGGATGTCACCGATGCAAGGCTGGACCACCTGCGCGAACCGGCACAGTCAGACGTTCATCTGCCGACGGGCTAGCTTTGTGGGGTAGGTTTGAACCTAATGAACGCTCCCCCCCCCCCTCGTGTTATCCGGTTACGGTTTCTGTAGCGATTCAGCGAACTGCTTGACCACCGGTCGGTCGGTCAGTCGCGGGTTGATGTGAGGCCGGGATTCGAGCAGCTTCTTTTGAGCTTCCTGGGCCGTCAAACCCCGGTACTTCATCAGCCAACAGATCGCCACGGTCGCGCTCCGCGCCCGCCCAGCTTTACAGTGGATATAGACCGTCTGATCCGCCTGAACGTGCTGCTGTACGAATTCAACTGCCATCTGCACATCGTCCAGCCGCGGATGGGTGAAGTCAGTTGTTGGGATTCTTAGCTGTTCGATCCCGAGGCGGCCATACTGGATATGAGGGCCCGCGTATTCTTCGCAGGTATTGACCACCGCACGGACTCCCGCGGCATACATCGCCTCGACGTCTCTGGCGAACGGAAAAGCGCCCACAATCACGTTGGGGTCGATGTGATCCCACCAATTACGGCGTTTGAAGAACCGGGCCAGGGCGTAGTTCCAGCCGAGTGTGGGATAAAAGACCGACTGGGCGTACATTCGTCGCAGGGATGGTTTCATGACATCAGCATGGCGGAGTTGGATTTCTTGTTCTAAACAGCGTAGCCGATGGGGCCTGCATGCCGCATCCCTGGGATGTGGCGGCTAGAATGAACGTTGCCTTCCGGCTTGATCCCTACGCTAACATGATGTCGTGAAACGATCCGCTGCGAACTGCCGCAGCCATGCCAGCGACGACACAATTCGAGAATCGAGCATGAACCCAGCTTTGATCCGGTCCCTGCGATGGCGGTCTCCGCTCGCGATCCTTTGCTGCGTCGTCTTTGTGGCGTTGGCGACGACGATCGCACCGGCCGCAGATTTAAACGCTGCCCGGCAATTGCATAGCGAAGGAAAGTACGAAGCGGCGGCTGAGGTGGCCAATGCCGAAGTCGAACGTGGCATCTGGAATGAACGTTGGCCCCGTCTGTTGATCGAATGTCATTTGGCGACCGGACGATACGCCGATGCACTTGCGATCTACGAAGATGCGATCAAGCGATACCCGACCAGCCTGACGTTGCGATTGTTGGGGTTGGATGCCTACCGATTCAACAGTCAACCCGACCAAGCGATCGAGGCAAAGGGACAGATCATGCGTCTGTTGCAAAGTTCGCCCTCTCGCTACGCCAGCCGCGACAACTTAGTCGCCGCTGGACGTTTCTTTGCGATGCGTGGCGAAGACGGGCGTCAGATTCTCGAATTTTTCTATGACCGTGTTCGTGACGCAGATCCCGATTTTCTTGAGGCGTACATCGCGACAGCGGAACTGGCATTGCAAAAAGGCGACTTCAAAGTCGCTGCTGAAACGTTGGCCCGCGCCGATCTGCTTGACGATACCGATCCGCGAATCCCATTTTTGGCGTCTCAGGCCTGGGCCAATAGCGATTCCGCCAAAGCGACTCAGTTCCGCGTCGAAGCCCTGCGACGCAATCCGCGGCACGCCGAAAGCTTGATCGATCTGGCCGAATCGGCGATCGACGCAGAACAATACGAATCCGCGTACGAGACGATTGACCAAGTGCTGCAAAGCAATGTCCATGATTGGCGCGGTTGGAGTCTGTTGGCGGTGCTGGCACATCTGGAAGGCAAGTTCGAACTCGAACAGCTGATGCGAGCGTCGGCCTTAAGCACCTGGGCAGAAAACCCCGAAGTGGACCATTTGATCGGCAAGAAATTGTCGCAAAAGTATCGTTTCGCAGAGGGGGCCGAATACCAGCGGCGAGCGATCGAATCGGACGCCGGCTATCAACCGGCGGCGTTCCAGTTGGCACAAGACCTGTTGCGGCTAGGACAAGACGAGACCGGTTGGGCACTTGCCGAAGTGGTTTCGAAAACGGATCCGTACAATGTCGTCGCTCATAACTTGATGACGCTGAATGACCAATTGAAATCGTTCACGAGAATCGAATCGGACGGGATCGAAGTTCGCATGGAGGCCAAGGAAGCCAGCATCTACGGCAACCAGGTGATGAACTTACTGCGCGAAGCCAAATTGGTGCTGTGCGAGAAGTACGATGTTCAACCCGACGCAAAGATTGTCGTCGAGATCTTTCCGCAGCAAAAGGACTTTGCGATTCGCACCTTTGGTTTGCCCGGCGGCGCCGGTTACTTGGGCGTCTGCTTTGGACGGGTGATCACCGCCAACAGTCCTGCGTCCCAAGGGGCTTCACCGGCGAATTGGCAAAGCGTTCTATGGCACGAATTCTGTCATGTCGTCACTCTCGAGAAAACACGCAACCGAATGCCGCGGTGGTTAAGCGAAGGCATCTCGGTCTATGAAGAACGCAATCGCGACGAGGCCTGGGGCGAATCGATGACGCCGACCTATCGGGAGATGCTGTTGGGGGACGATCTGACGCCGGTCAGCCAACTTAGCGGCGCGTTTCTGAATCCGGCGTCGCCGATGCATCTTCAGTTCGCGTATTACGAATCCTCGTTGGTGGTTGAGTTCCTGATTGAAACCTATGGAACCGAATCGCTGAATCAAATTCTGATCGATCTCGCAGACGGACTTTCGATCAACGATGCGTTGGTTCAAAACGTCGGATCGATCGC
Protein-coding regions in this window:
- a CDS encoding PQQ-dependent sugar dehydrogenase, encoding MSRDLLLSIVFVLGLSVTLTHGRARADQPADTAAANDRSVDGKASESQVLAQRLPWTQSRLQGSPDPPLPFQTQRVFPKLTFQSPMKIIDLPGRNRRLVLERAGRMVTFDSVDDPDTFDVALDLQAHLDVNGDERIASIRDMTLDPNFPDNGYLYCVWAIQPHEVDGGTRVSRYQLDDQQVPSIDPETRLDIISYPSGDHIGASLCFADDGLLWITTGDGSLPFPPDIHKTAQNLGDLRGKVLRIDVRDATVDQPYQVPAENPFVDLAGARPEVYAFGIRNGFRSAIDPSTQDLWVADVGWERCELIHRIQKGGNHGWSLVEGPFPVDPDQPAGPGEIIEPAIVMQRNEAQSVTGGVFVPASSNLNPAGFADEPDAGHRGHYVFGCFMNGGIWTADVSSDGNVEVTKACESGLRIIGFANTTLNASTSGRSDVLVVDYGGGGIYRMIPSDESATQFDVDQFPRRLSETGLFSDLTTLSPNPGVAAYHPRATMNRDGASAQRVFGIPGDGKIAARQRFGQYVYPEGTVFANTISRDVITDGGVTKRVRVETQILAFDGLNWDPYSYRWDDEQQDATLVDATGDRRQLTVPDVRLGKRAYTHQFGSRSQCLVCHHVYNLGALSFRPDNLTGTPTSAVGDSDGFDHWSQLVDAGYVEPFKAKIDLAMVNPHDPSADLELRARSYLEMNCAACHRPAGGSTAAIRVQWGNPMDQTEMLNATPLQGGFGLDDPKVVVPGHPQRSVLMYRTATLGPGRMPKLVAHEPDFAGAKLLWDWIESMEPAEVPEPKFVDDDLANSSLTNAMLKWNRLIRTDASQSAPQAKAWYAASRDPAVRGLFESWIPVEQRHSRVGDAPDAEALLAIQGDADRGKLWFTQSSTAQCRGCHRITGNDPLIGPSLEKVGTKFPPRDLLDQLLNPSRVIDPKWQTHLILTVDGTVITGLRIQEDAKQWTIRSADGRDHVILIDDIDSHQIQTQSLMPAGLCASMTPNELADLVAFLSSLR
- a CDS encoding glycoside hydrolase family protein, yielding MYEESIGSRKTLGDVDVLFHEGIYHLFHLVLPNHDYIAHAVSEDGFSWRRVRNAVFIGHPGDWDDSMLWTMHVSPDPHQVGRWRMFYTGLSRRDRGLKQRLGMATSDDLYHWTKSAVSWKDHRDANIIAGGKGDRGPRSPLTDSPYDKDSSFPLEPDCEHYESSIDEPRQWVSWRDPFYYREGDRGYLLCAGRVNQGPLVRRGCVAVMQETDPNHFETRPPLFHPGQYDDIEVPNLFQIDGEYYLIGSLREDAKIRYWHTDALGKPWRAYHDNVLLARGNYAGRLCRDETGYLIWNFFTHDIAHRTQLNIMPPPKRLTRMPNGMLRVRSFEGFNQRFLRSGNVSSVKPLQCSVQGQPMVDDQSSWQGDSLRLSSEAGFEAFVFPDEVDSFRFCATLDMCGLGKCGLVFRLDPHTRDGYYVSLDMTKGIAQVRAWGTGPDGSGEHMMQFRSLQSGFWQTDLPGRARIELIAYGSYIELSIDGRVILSLADQTYTHGQLGIYAETATMDVTDARLDHLREPAQSDVHLPTG
- a CDS encoding dual specificity protein phosphatase family protein; its protein translation is MKPSLRRMYAQSVFYPTLGWNYALARFFKRRNWWDHIDPNVIVGAFPFARDVEAMYAAGVRAVVNTCEEYAGPHIQYGRLGIEQLRIPTTDFTHPRLDDVQMAVEFVQQHVQADQTVYIHCKAGRARSATVAICWLMKYRGLTAQEAQKKLLESRPHINPRLTDRPVVKQFAESLQKP
- a CDS encoding tetratricopeptide repeat protein; its protein translation is MNPALIRSLRWRSPLAILCCVVFVALATTIAPAADLNAARQLHSEGKYEAAAEVANAEVERGIWNERWPRLLIECHLATGRYADALAIYEDAIKRYPTSLTLRLLGLDAYRFNSQPDQAIEAKGQIMRLLQSSPSRYASRDNLVAAGRFFAMRGEDGRQILEFFYDRVRDADPDFLEAYIATAELALQKGDFKVAAETLARADLLDDTDPRIPFLASQAWANSDSAKATQFRVEALRRNPRHAESLIDLAESAIDAEQYESAYETIDQVLQSNVHDWRGWSLLAVLAHLEGKFELEQLMRASALSTWAENPEVDHLIGKKLSQKYRFAEGAEYQRRAIESDAGYQPAAFQLAQDLLRLGQDETGWALAEVVSKTDPYNVVAHNLMTLNDQLKSFTRIESDGIEVRMEAKEASIYGNQVMNLLREAKLVLCEKYDVQPDAKIVVEIFPQQKDFAIRTFGLPGGAGYLGVCFGRVITANSPASQGASPANWQSVLWHEFCHVVTLEKTRNRMPRWLSEGISVYEERNRDEAWGESMTPTYREMLLGDDLTPVSQLSGAFLNPASPMHLQFAYYESSLVVEFLIETYGTESLNQILIDLADGLSINDALVQNVGSIAKLDQQFRDYARSVANDFAPSLSWDRETMPDTSEAEELKQWISDHPLNYWALMAKAGQQIAEKQFAEAITTLEQLRDAGAVTGQSGGVLETLAGVYQKLGLADPELETRIRISQLSSDSLANISRLIEIARAAQDWKSVQRYAEQFLAIQPLIETPHAAVIDASDHLDTPRQAYASLQALAQLNPVDPAALDFRTAQSLAKLNRNIEAKRYVLKALDEAPRYRSAHQLLLELTTEESP